In Cucurbita pepo subsp. pepo cultivar mu-cu-16 chromosome LG10, ASM280686v2, whole genome shotgun sequence, the DNA window TGGTGGAGAACTTGCTGGAACTGGAACCGATGGAGAGCTCGCTGGAACGGAAGCAGCGGGGGGAGAGCTAGCCGGAACGGAAGCAGTCGGTGGAGAGCTAGCCGGAACGGAAGCAGCTGGTGGAGAGCTAGCAGGAACGGAAGCAGTCGGTGGAGTGCTGGCCGGTGGAGAAGCTACTGGAGCGACTGCTATTGGCGCAGATGCGGGCGGCGTGGAGACGGGAGCTGGGGAAACCGGCTTTTGGGGAGCGGCGACGGGAGATGAATTTGTCGGTGGCGATATAGGAGACGCGGCTGGAGGTGTATACTTTGCTGCTGCAGGCGAAGTAGCGCCCGGAACGGTAGTCGGAGCTGCAGCTGGTGACTGGCCACCGACGCCAGCAACGACGGCGCAAATGAGAACGAGTGCGATTACAGACTGTCTCCCCATTTCTACCGTGGGAGCGTTTGTAGACGATGAAGTAGTGAATGTCACCAAGCACTTGGCTTAATCGTGTATATATAGATTATAGACCCACAAATAATACCCCAAAggaaatttctaaattataaaaatatattaaacaataaataaaagaacaataGAACTGGTTACACAAATGGGCCCACTATTAATGGGCCTGTACTAGCCGTTGGGATAGAGAAGAGGGCCCACGAAGggaaccaa includes these proteins:
- the LOC111804499 gene encoding lysine-rich arabinogalactan protein 18-like, translated to MGRQSVIALVLICAVVAGVGGQSPAAAPTTVPGATSPAAAKYTPPAASPISPPTNSSPVAAPQKPVSPAPVSTPPASAPIAVAPVASPPASTPPTASVPASSPPAASVPASSPPTASVPASSPPAASVPASSPSVPVPASSPPVPVPESSPPVSTPTQSPPAPTPTSTPESAPPVEAPSPAPSKKSRKHKAPAPSPALLGPPAPPSEAPGASEEGPSPGPSLEDKSGAETLQKVAGSLALGWAAVALSFII